Within Leptospira noumeaensis, the genomic segment AGAAACCAACCGTAAAACCTGTATCATCATCACAGAAGTAAAAATGGAGAATGAAATCATTGATGTGGGTCTCCTCGTGGACGCGGTCAATGAAGTAGTCGACATTACCCCTGAGTCCATTGAAGAACCGCCAAGTTTCGGTTCAAAAATTCGCCTCGATTTCATCCAAGGATTAGGGAAATTAGAAAACAAATTTGTCATCATTTTAAAAGTGAACCAAATTCTGGAACTTTCTGAGTTACAAGCCATTCAAGAATCTTCGTCCAATGTTTTGTAATGGAACCACCAAAGGAAGTCATTGATAGGTTTTTGAATCCAGGCGATATATTTTTCGGAGGTTCTGATTTTAGAGTTCGAACCTTACTCGGATCTTGTGTATCCATAATTTTATGGCATCCAAATCGACAGATCGGGGGAATGTGTCATTACCTACTTCCAAATCCGGCAGACATTCATTCCAGTAAAACACATAAATATGGAGTGGATGCTTTCTCCTATTTTTTATCTGAAATAAAAAAACACAAAACTACGCCGAAAGAATATTATGCCAAAATTTTTGGAGGATCCAATATGTTCTTACATGAAGAAAGGGAAATTCTAAAAGATAGTTCCAATAGTTTAGTAGGCACAAGAAATGCAGACTTTGCTAAAAAAATTTTAGAAGAAAATGAAATCAAAATCATTTCTCAAGATACCGGTGGGAATGTATCAAGAAAAATATATTTTACTGTTTGGGACGGTGAAGTATGGGTAGAAAAAAAGTAATTTTATGAAAAAAATAAAGGTATTTGTCATCGATGATTCAGCTGTCGTAAGACAGGTATTAGCTGAAATTTTCAAAACAGATTCTGTTTTCGAATTTTTAGGAAGTGCTTCTGATCCAATTTTTGCTCTGGATAAAATGAATAATGATTGGCCAGATGTCATTGTTTTAGATATCGAAATGCCAAGAATGGACGGGTTGTCCTTCCTTAAAAAAATCATGTCCGAGAGACCAACTCCCGTTGTAATTTGTTCCACCCTAACGACAGAAGGTTCGGACACTGCAATGATTGCCATGAGCCTAGGTGCTTGTGAAGTCATCACTAAACCAAAAATCGGATTAAAAGATTTTTTACATGAATCTACGATTGAACTGACGGATGCAGTTTTAGCTGCCGCTTCGGTTTCTTTAAA encodes:
- a CDS encoding chemotaxis protein CheW encodes the protein MQELQYLTFLLSEELFGLGILYIKEIIEYESVTHVPMMPDYIPGVINLRGNVVPVIDLNARFYKKKTETNRKTCIIITEVKMENEIIDVGLLVDAVNEVVDITPESIEEPPSFGSKIRLDFIQGLGKLENKFVIILKVNQILELSELQAIQESSSNVL
- a CDS encoding chemotaxis protein CheD, with amino-acid sequence MEPPKEVIDRFLNPGDIFFGGSDFRVRTLLGSCVSIILWHPNRQIGGMCHYLLPNPADIHSSKTHKYGVDAFSYFLSEIKKHKTTPKEYYAKIFGGSNMFLHEEREILKDSSNSLVGTRNADFAKKILEENEIKIISQDTGGNVSRKIYFTVWDGEVWVEKK